The following nucleotide sequence is from Pseudomonadales bacterium.
ACTTCGGCGGTCTCTCCTACTACAACACCCATGCCATGATCAATAAAAAACCGACGACCAATCGTCGCACCCGGATGAATTTCAATACCCGTCAACCATCGGTTAAAGGTCGAAAGTGTACGCGCTAACCACTTCCACCCCTTTATCCACAGACAATGGCTAGCTCGGTGCAATAAAATTGCATGCAGCCCAGGATAGTTCGTTAAAACTTCGAAAGCTGTTCTGGCTGCCGGGTCGCGTTCAAAAACACAGTTTATATCTTCTTTAACCCTTTCAAACATAAATATCCATGGTTACTGTTAGCAGGCTCTAGCTAACATATTCCCAGTTGATCAATAAAAGTCCAAGCGTATATCTCAGGTAGGCAAAAGGCATTCTATTTTGATTTTCATGGGCTGTATAGCTAGATACATTGCGTTTTCCTGAAAAATATTTTTCAAATCCTTTAGATATCAATTAAAATGGCAGGTCGGCGTATTCCATTTTAAACGTTTTAATAGTCGATAACGGACTTTTGTACATATTCAGGAGGATACATTGAAACTACTTCGATCTGGGGAATCAAAACACTACCCTTTCCGTACAGAAAGATTTTATCGCGCCAACAACGGCTGGTACTTTCTTATTCGGGGCGGGATTGCGAAAGGTCCTTTTGCGCGACGAGAAGAAGCGGAAAATGCACTGAAAAGTTATATGGCCACGCAGGAAAACTTAAACCAAGTATTCCAACAAGTGAATAAGGCCCCTTTTTAGACAATGTTTTTAAAAACATGTTGTTAGACAACACCACGCTTGGCTTTAAACCTTCCTGTGGGCAGCTTCATTGGGAACCGGAAAATTAAACTCATCAAAGCTTTGGTAACAATTTTTGCGTTGCCGTTAAGATTCCTCGTAACAAATTCACTTCAACCTGATCCGGCCGGCTACGTATATAAAGGCGCTTGAGGCGAGTCATTAATTGACGCGGATTCTTAGGGTTGATCACCTTTAAGCCTATTAACGTCTCTTCGAGATGTTCAAAAAACCGTTGAATTTCTTCTGTGCTGGCGGCCTCAATGTCCCATTCAATACCCCAATCCCAGGCCTGCTTTAATCCCGACTCAGCAATCGCCGCTACCCGCAGCTCGTAGCTTACCACCTGTACCGCCGCTCCCAGGTTCAACGAGCTGTAATCGGGATTGCTGGGAATCTGTAGGTGAAAATGACAGCGTTGTAATTCATCATTGGTTAAACCCCGGTCTTCTCGACCAAAGAGTACGGCAACCTCATGACTTTCTGGCTCGTTAATAATGGTTTCTGCCGCCTGCCGCGCTTCCATCACAGGCCAGGGAATGCTGCGATCACGCGCGCTCGCACCGACCACCAAATGGCATCCGGAAATTGCCTCATCCAACGTTTCACAGATCACAGCCTGATCTAAGATATCCAATGCTGATGCGGCGCGCCATGTTGCTTTTTCATCAGGGAACTGTTTTGGAGCGACTAAATAGAGTCGAGATAACCCCATATTTTTTATCGCCCGCGCGGCGGCGCCAATATTACCAGGGTGAGAAGTATTAACAAGGACAACTCTAATACGATTTAACATGTGGTGATTTTTGATCTACCAGAATGGAGAAGGCCGAATCAAACTGACTCAACCTTGCTAATTTATCTAGCCTTATTAAGGCATGCCGTCCTGCTCAACACCCTCTTTCACTGGCAGCAACAGATCTTCTCTGCTGATATTCATCGCCAACAGGATATTAGCCGCCACATAAATAGAGGAGGAAGTACCCACGACAATTCCGATAATAAGTGCAATGGAAAACCCGCGAATCAGCTCACCGCCAAACACATAAAGTGCCAAAAGCACCATTAAAGTCGTTAAAGAAGTAAACAGAGTTCGCGAAAGCGTTTGGTTCAACGAGCTATTAATGATTTCCAATGAAGTACCTTTACGTACTTTCCGGAAATTTTCTCGAATGCGGTCGTAAACTACAATAGTGTCGTTGAGCGAATACCCAATCACTGCCAATATTGCCGCCAACACCGTTAAGTCGAAATTCCACTGAAACCAGGAAAAAATCCCCAGCACGATGATGACGTCATGAATGAGGCCGACTACCGCGCCCACAGCAAACTTAAATTGAAACCGAAAGGCGATGTACAACAACACCCCTGCCAGAGCCAGCACCATCCCCAAACCACCCTGCTCGCGCAGTTCCTCACCCACCTGTGAACCGACGAACTCGGAACGCTGTAACTCTACCGCATATTTACCGGAATCACTCAGGGCATGAATGACCTGCTCACCCACCTCCGGACTATAGCCTTGTGACAAACGCACTAGTACCTCTGTTTCTGCACCAAAATACTGAGCTACCGGGTTGCTGTAGCCCGCATCTTCAAGAAGTTTGCGGACCAAGTTCAGGTCAGCAGTCTCTGGATAACTGAGTTCGATTAAAGTACCGCCGGTAAAATCCAAACCGAAAGAAAGCTGTTTAACTGCCAAAGAAGCAATAGAAGCTAGTACGAGAATAATTGAGAGTGCGCCAACTAGCTTGCGCTTACCCATAAAATCAATCTTTAATTCATTCATCGACACAGCACTCGCCCCTATATCCAAAGTTTTTTGACACTACGTCGACCAAAGGTCAAGTTGACCATCGCGCGCGTTAAAACAATCGCCGTATACATGGAAGTGAGAATTCCGATCGAAAGCGTAACCGCAAACCCCTTGACTGGCCCGGTACCAACTGCAAAAAGAATAACCGCCACCAATAGCGTGGTAATGTTGGCATCAAAAATTGTCTCAAACGCACGTTCATATCCAGCATGAATGGCCGATTGTATTGGCAGACCATTCTTCATCTCTTCCTTGATTCGCTCAAAAATCAGTACGTTTGCATCCACCGCCATGCCCACAGTTAAAACAATCCCGGCAATACCAGGCAGCGTAAGCGTTGCCGATAGAATTGATATGACGGATATCAATAACACCAGGTTGACCCCTAACGCAATATTTGCAAAGAGTCCAAAAACCCGGTAATAGAGCAGCATAAAGACAATAACCGTCGCCAAACCTATTAGAACCGACTTCACACCGAGATCGATATTTTCCTGCCCTAAGCTAGGCCCGACGGTTCGTTCTTCAACAAAGTATATCGGCGCCGCCAGCGAACCAGCTCGTAATAACAGAGCTAATTCTGAGGATTCCTGAGGATTATCCAGCCCGGTAATGCGAAACCGATTACCTAAAGCAGTTTGAATCGTCGCTAAGCTGATGATGCTTTTTTCAACATATTTTTCTCGCTCTTGCACCAGTTCACCATCGACTTTTTTAAACCGGCTCCGGGTTTTATGTTCGATAAAGAGCACCGCCATACTGCGTTTAACCGCATTACTGGTGACACGGTTCATCAGTTTGCCACCCTTCGCATCCAAGGTAATGTTAACCTGCGGCTGGCCGTTCTCATCAAAGCTGGCACCTGCATTGGCGACACTACTTCCGGTAATAATAATTCCCTTTTCGACCGTGGCCGTTCTGACACCTCGACTTTTATCGCGGAACTCAAACTCTTCAGTTTTGCTGCTCAGCTCATCGGGTTTGGCTTCAAGCCGAAACTCCAGGTTTGCCGTTGCGCCAATAATTCGTTTGGCTAACGCGGTGTCCTGAATGCCCGGCAGCTCTACCACAATACGATTGCTACCTTGGCGCTGTACTAAAGGCTCCGCCACACCCAGTTCGTTTACCCGATTACGTAAAGTGGTTAAATTTTGTTTAATGGCATAGTCTTCAATTTCACGTAATTTAGACTCCAGTAAAGATAGCTTTACAAAGAAGCCTTCTTTACTTGCGTCCTCGGTAAATTGAAACTCATTATATTCCGCTTTTAACGCTCTAACTGCCTGATCACGCACCGACTCCAATTCGAATTTTATAACAACGCCACCATCCTGCAGCTCTACTAATCGATAACGCAGCTTCTTTTCACGCAATAGATTTTTTACTTCGCTAACATAAATTTCCAAGCGTTGTTCGAGTGCTTTCGCCATATCCACTTCCATTAAGAAATGAACACCGCCACGTAAATCAAGCCCCAGCTTCATCGGTGAAGCGCCTAAGCTAACCAGCCATTCGGGCGTAGTGGGTGCGAGATTAAGCGCCACCAGATAATCATCACCCA
It contains:
- the trmJ gene encoding tRNA (cytosine(32)/uridine(32)-2'-O)-methyltransferase TrmJ encodes the protein MLNRIRVVLVNTSHPGNIGAAARAIKNMGLSRLYLVAPKQFPDEKATWRAASALDILDQAVICETLDEAISGCHLVVGASARDRSIPWPVMEARQAAETIINEPESHEVAVLFGREDRGLTNDELQRCHFHLQIPSNPDYSSLNLGAAVQVVSYELRVAAIAESGLKQAWDWGIEWDIEAASTEEIQRFFEHLEETLIGLKVINPKNPRQLMTRLKRLYIRSRPDQVEVNLLRGILTATQKLLPKL
- the secF gene encoding protein translocase subunit SecF, translating into MNELKIDFMGKRKLVGALSIILVLASIASLAVKQLSFGLDFTGGTLIELSYPETADLNLVRKLLEDAGYSNPVAQYFGAETEVLVRLSQGYSPEVGEQVIHALSDSGKYAVELQRSEFVGSQVGEELREQGGLGMVLALAGVLLYIAFRFQFKFAVGAVVGLIHDVIIVLGIFSWFQWNFDLTVLAAILAVIGYSLNDTIVVYDRIRENFRKVRKGTSLEIINSSLNQTLSRTLFTSLTTLMVLLALYVFGGELIRGFSIALIIGIVVGTSSSIYVAANILLAMNISREDLLLPVKEGVEQDGMP
- the secD gene encoding protein translocase subunit SecD yields the protein MLNRFSPWKYLFILFLIAMGGIYALPNLYPDDPAIQISGTSSATITDQVLLSRVTQALDEADITYIKTELTDKNALIRFADGDAQLRAKTLIQHAVGDDYLVALNLAPTTPEWLVSLGASPMKLGLDLRGGVHFLMEVDMAKALEQRLEIYVSEVKNLLREKKLRYRLVELQDGGVVIKFELESVRDQAVRALKAEYNEFQFTEDASKEGFFVKLSLLESKLREIEDYAIKQNLTTLRNRVNELGVAEPLVQRQGSNRIVVELPGIQDTALAKRIIGATANLEFRLEAKPDELSSKTEEFEFRDKSRGVRTATVEKGIIITGSSVANAGASFDENGQPQVNITLDAKGGKLMNRVTSNAVKRSMAVLFIEHKTRSRFKKVDGELVQEREKYVEKSIISLATIQTALGNRFRITGLDNPQESSELALLLRAGSLAAPIYFVEERTVGPSLGQENIDLGVKSVLIGLATVIVFMLLYYRVFGLFANIALGVNLVLLISVISILSATLTLPGIAGIVLTVGMAVDANVLIFERIKEEMKNGLPIQSAIHAGYERAFETIFDANITTLLVAVILFAVGTGPVKGFAVTLSIGILTSMYTAIVLTRAMVNLTFGRRSVKKLWI